In Streptomyces sp. NBC_01408, one DNA window encodes the following:
- a CDS encoding MFS transporter: protein MAFSMLQLFLLGALGPRLVDGIGISPAVLGLTTTIGFGTAAVLSPAGGRIVDRIGPRRSLVALLLVSAAALALIGAAPGAGLLLGAVALGGIPQALANPATNKAVLAAVPPARRGAVTGLKQSGVQLGAFVAGLPLAALAAGIGWRGAVWTASGAALLAGGWALRGLPADPPPPPAPARTSFVPRGMVAWLAGFSLFLGAGIASVNTYLALYGVQRLGMGPTQAAALVAVLGVAGIGGRVAWSKAARPGLAERLPGRLAVGAVGAAALLAAALLASPLVWVGAVAVGVFAVSGNAVSMVLVMQRAAPGRAGQDSALVAAGFFAGFAVGPPLFGLFAQSGRYGSGWVLVAAEFAVAAAVAFLWSVRDRRDGRGRRGDRQEPGA, encoded by the coding sequence ATGGCGTTCTCGATGCTCCAGCTCTTCCTGCTGGGCGCGTTGGGCCCGCGACTCGTGGACGGGATCGGCATATCGCCGGCGGTGCTGGGCCTGACGACCACGATCGGGTTCGGCACGGCCGCCGTGCTGTCCCCGGCGGGCGGCCGGATCGTCGACCGGATCGGTCCGCGGCGCTCCCTCGTCGCCCTGCTGCTGGTCTCGGCCGCCGCGCTCGCCCTGATCGGCGCCGCGCCCGGTGCCGGTCTGCTGCTGGGCGCGGTCGCGCTGGGCGGGATACCGCAGGCCCTGGCCAACCCCGCCACCAACAAGGCCGTGCTGGCCGCCGTACCGCCCGCCCGGCGCGGTGCCGTGACGGGGCTGAAGCAGTCAGGGGTGCAACTGGGCGCGTTCGTCGCCGGGTTGCCGCTCGCGGCGCTCGCCGCCGGTATCGGCTGGCGGGGCGCGGTGTGGACCGCGTCGGGCGCGGCGCTGCTGGCCGGCGGGTGGGCGCTGCGCGGCCTGCCCGCCGACCCGCCGCCGCCCCCGGCCCCCGCCCGTACCTCGTTCGTTCCGCGCGGGATGGTGGCCTGGCTCGCGGGCTTCTCGCTCTTCCTGGGGGCCGGGATCGCCTCGGTCAACACCTACCTCGCCCTGTACGGGGTCCAGCGCCTGGGGATGGGACCGACCCAGGCCGCCGCGCTGGTCGCCGTGCTGGGCGTGGCGGGGATCGGCGGCCGGGTGGCGTGGTCGAAGGCGGCCCGCCCCGGGCTCGCCGAACGGCTGCCCGGCCGGCTCGCCGTAGGAGCGGTCGGCGCGGCCGCCCTGCTGGCCGCCGCGCTGCTGGCGAGCCCCCTGGTGTGGGTCGGTGCCGTGGCGGTAGGGGTGTTCGCCGTGTCCGGCAACGCCGTGTCCATGGTGCTGGTCATGCAGCGCGCCGCACCGGGGCGGGCGGGGCAGGACTCGGCGCTGGTGGCGGCCGGTTTCTTCGCCGGGTTCGCGGTGGGGCCGCCCCTGTTCGGCCTGTTCGCGCAGAGCGGCCGGTACGGGTCCGGCTGGGTGCTGGTCGCGGCGGAGTTCGCGGTGGCGGCCGCCGTGGCCTTCCTCTGGTCCGTACGGGACCGCCGGGACGGCAGGGGCCGCCGGGGCGACCGTCAGGAGCCGGGCGCGTGA
- a CDS encoding sugar ABC transporter permease — protein MTSGAWAGRVTSEAWAGRALAAVLDRVAVTAAQVGPRFPLYAEPGDGRWTTTGRGSWTGGFWAGLLWLRARSTGAEADRRAAAACTARLGSWAEADTATRGLILWYGTASAADEGEAAALRAHAARACLAAYDPALGIVPWGSALGGPRLLARADAVPGMVPLLAGAGPEGAAAAAGHLHRHLDLCLGTGGEEPPPAWEFTGETGWRPCAEPRPGWSRGRAWLLLAVADALLRPEVAAHRSDDRLARAARLLLAQGDVLTGRLVPPAEAARPDGPPDTSAAAITAVALLKLARVPGPWAQECSYRAVAVLKRLAEAHVTDGAGTGRPAGMLLDGCYDSGRGLAIRHELIWGDHFLALGLASLDGLVDITRV, from the coding sequence GTGACCTCCGGGGCCTGGGCCGGGCGCGTGACCTCCGAGGCGTGGGCCGGCCGGGCACTCGCGGCCGTACTCGACCGGGTCGCCGTCACCGCGGCGCAGGTGGGCCCCCGCTTCCCGCTGTACGCCGAGCCCGGCGACGGGCGGTGGACGACGACCGGCCGCGGCTCGTGGACCGGCGGCTTCTGGGCCGGACTGCTGTGGCTGCGGGCCCGCTCCACCGGGGCCGAGGCCGACCGGCGGGCCGCCGCCGCGTGCACGGCGCGGCTCGGGTCCTGGGCGGAGGCGGACACCGCCACCCGTGGCCTGATCCTCTGGTACGGGACCGCTTCGGCGGCCGACGAGGGCGAAGCCGCGGCCCTGCGCGCGCACGCGGCCCGGGCCTGCCTGGCGGCGTACGACCCCGCGCTCGGGATCGTGCCCTGGGGCAGTGCGCTGGGCGGGCCCCGCCTGCTGGCCCGGGCGGACGCCGTGCCCGGCATGGTGCCCCTGCTGGCGGGCGCCGGACCTGAAGGGGCCGCTGCCGCGGCCGGCCACCTCCACCGGCACCTCGACCTCTGCCTCGGAACCGGCGGCGAAGAGCCGCCCCCCGCCTGGGAGTTCACCGGTGAGACGGGCTGGCGGCCCTGCGCGGAACCCCGGCCGGGCTGGAGCCGCGGCCGGGCCTGGCTCCTCCTTGCGGTCGCCGACGCGCTGCTCCGCCCCGAGGTCGCCGCGCACCGGTCGGACGACCGGCTCGCGCGGGCGGCGCGGCTCCTGCTGGCACAGGGCGACGTGCTCACCGGGCGGCTCGTCCCGCCGGCCGAGGCCGCCCGGCCGGACGGGCCGCCCGACACCTCGGCCGCGGCGATCACCGCGGTCGCCCTGCTGAAACTCGCCCGGGTGCCCGGCCCCTGGGCGCAGGAGTGCTCGTACCGGGCCGTCGCCGTCCTGAAGCGGCTTGCCGAAGCCCATGTCACCGACGGCGCCGGTACCGGCCGTCCGGCCGGGATGCTGCTGGACGGCTGCTACGACAGCGGCAGGGGGCTGGCGATCCGGCACGAACTCATCTGGGGCGACCACTTCCTGGCCCTCGGACTGGCATCGCTGGACGGGCTCGTCGACATCACCCGGGTCTAG